One genomic segment of Dysosmobacter sp. Marseille-Q4140 includes these proteins:
- the ftsZ gene encoding cell division protein FtsZ, which yields MAFGLETGPDTVVNIKVIGVGGGGNNVVNRMVRSGTKGVDFVAVNTDKQALNVSSANYKIQIGEKLTHGQGAGSDPEVGRKSAEESRNQIAKALEDTDMVFITAGMGGGTGTGGAPIVAEIAKEMDILTVAVVTKPFGFEGRRRMQQAEAGIAELEGKVDSLVIIPNERLKHATDQKITFANAFEIADDVLRQAVQSISDLIRDTGFINLDFADVTAIMKNAGMAHMGVGRAAGKGKAEEAAKMAISSPLLETSIEGAKGVLINVTGSMDIGLEEVEQAASLVQAAVHPDALTIFGATFDETLDDEIRVTVIATGFDKAPGDLPKMAASQQPASNAAPAPVPLQEDVPKPQEPEEDPFDDIFKIFNKRD from the coding sequence ATGGCATTTGGATTGGAGACCGGTCCCGATACCGTTGTCAATATCAAGGTCATCGGCGTGGGCGGCGGCGGCAACAATGTGGTCAACCGCATGGTCCGCAGCGGCACCAAGGGCGTGGACTTCGTGGCGGTCAACACCGACAAGCAGGCGCTGAACGTCTCCAGCGCCAACTATAAAATTCAGATCGGCGAAAAGCTGACCCACGGCCAGGGCGCCGGTTCCGATCCTGAGGTGGGCCGCAAGAGCGCCGAGGAGAGCCGCAACCAGATCGCCAAGGCGCTGGAGGACACCGACATGGTGTTCATCACCGCCGGCATGGGCGGCGGCACCGGCACCGGCGGTGCACCCATTGTGGCGGAGATCGCCAAGGAAATGGATATCCTCACCGTGGCGGTGGTCACCAAGCCCTTCGGCTTTGAGGGGCGCCGCCGGATGCAGCAGGCCGAGGCCGGCATCGCCGAGCTGGAGGGGAAGGTGGACTCCCTGGTCATCATCCCCAACGAGCGGCTCAAGCACGCCACGGACCAGAAGATCACCTTTGCCAACGCCTTCGAAATCGCCGACGATGTGCTGCGCCAGGCAGTGCAGTCCATCTCCGACCTGATTCGGGACACCGGCTTCATCAACCTGGACTTCGCGGACGTCACCGCCATCATGAAAAACGCCGGCATGGCCCACATGGGCGTGGGCCGGGCCGCCGGCAAGGGCAAGGCCGAGGAGGCCGCCAAGATGGCCATTTCCAGCCCCCTGCTGGAGACCTCCATCGAGGGGGCCAAGGGCGTCCTCATCAATGTCACCGGCTCCATGGACATCGGACTGGAGGAAGTGGAGCAGGCCGCCAGCCTGGTCCAGGCCGCCGTCCATCCCGACGCCCTCACCATCTTCGGCGCCACCTTCGATGAGACGCTGGACGACGAGATCCGCGTCACCGTTATCGCCACCGGCTTCGACAAGGCGCCGGGCGACCTGCCCAAGATGGCCGCGTCCCAGCAGCCCGCTTCCAACGCCGCTCCGGCTCCGGTGCCCCTTCAGGAGGATGTGCCCAAGCCCCAGGAGCCGGAGGAAGATCCCTTCGACGATATTTTCAAAATTTTCAACAAACGGGATTGA
- the spoIVB gene encoding SpoIVB peptidase, whose amino-acid sequence MYGPFQKANGVLRGGAALLLALLLCTAPFGAGVTASAAGSESSARMLVPVGHTIGIKLFARGVLVVKLSDGGTPAKDCGLQTGDVIVKCGGVSVTSTEQFQTLLQENGGDATDLQIRRGGESMTLEVEPRPNDQGQYAIGAWIRDSMAGIGTMTYYDPATGAFGALGHGITDVDTAQLMPFSSGSILPSTVKAVKKGASGAAGELRGDFDLARDLGTLSANTASGVFGTVEESDFTESLTGALPVAKASEVRTGPAVILSNVEGDHVAEYDVEILQIVEGSADGRDLVISVTDPELIAATGGIVQGMSGSPILQNGKFVGAVTHVLLNDPTKGYGILMETMLKAGQAA is encoded by the coding sequence TTGTATGGACCATTTCAAAAAGCGAACGGTGTGCTGCGGGGCGGCGCGGCACTCCTTCTGGCATTGCTGCTGTGCACGGCGCCCTTCGGCGCCGGTGTGACGGCCTCGGCCGCCGGCAGTGAATCCTCCGCCCGGATGCTGGTGCCCGTGGGCCACACCATCGGCATCAAGCTGTTCGCAAGAGGCGTGCTGGTGGTGAAGCTCTCCGACGGCGGGACCCCCGCCAAGGACTGCGGCCTCCAGACCGGCGACGTCATCGTCAAGTGCGGCGGCGTGTCCGTCACCTCCACGGAGCAGTTCCAGACCCTGCTCCAGGAGAACGGCGGCGACGCCACGGACCTCCAGATCCGCCGGGGCGGCGAGAGCATGACATTGGAGGTGGAGCCCCGTCCCAACGACCAGGGCCAGTATGCCATCGGTGCCTGGATCCGGGACAGCATGGCCGGCATCGGCACCATGACCTATTATGACCCGGCCACCGGTGCGTTCGGCGCTCTGGGCCACGGCATCACCGACGTGGACACGGCCCAGCTGATGCCCTTCTCCTCCGGCTCCATCCTGCCCTCCACCGTCAAGGCGGTGAAAAAGGGCGCCTCCGGCGCGGCCGGGGAGCTGCGGGGAGATTTTGACCTGGCCCGGGATCTGGGTACGTTGTCTGCCAACACCGCCTCCGGCGTGTTCGGCACAGTGGAAGAGAGCGATTTTACCGAGAGCCTGACCGGTGCGCTGCCGGTGGCGAAGGCCTCGGAGGTCCGAACCGGCCCGGCGGTGATTCTCTCCAATGTGGAGGGCGATCACGTGGCGGAATATGATGTGGAAATTTTACAGATCGTAGAGGGTTCCGCAGACGGGCGGGACCTGGTGATCTCCGTGACGGACCCGGAACTGATCGCCGCCACCGGCGGCATCGTCCAGGGCATGAGCGGCAGCCCCATTTTGCAGAACGGAAAATTTGTGGGCGCCGTGACCCATGTGCTGCTGAATGACCCAACCAAAGGATATGGAATTTTGATGGAAACTATGCTCAAAGCGGGGCAGGCCGCCTGA
- a CDS encoding NUDIX hydrolase has translation MELLEQIRAFQPWNPQEEQDRAELLRRLGSGEALYTRDNASAHLTASAWVVSPDRRQVLMAYHNLYGSWAWLGGHADGERDLLAVALREVREESGLTRVRPVSPEIYSLEILTVDGHEKRGVYVSSHLHLNVTYLLEADPADPVRRKPDENSAVGWFGLEEAVAASTEPWFRERIYKKLNAKLALV, from the coding sequence ATGGAGCTATTGGAGCAGATCAGGGCCTTTCAGCCCTGGAACCCCCAGGAGGAGCAGGACCGGGCGGAGCTGCTGCGGCGGCTGGGCAGCGGCGAGGCGCTGTATACCCGGGACAATGCCTCCGCTCACCTGACAGCCTCGGCCTGGGTGGTGAGCCCGGACCGGCGGCAGGTGCTGATGGCGTATCACAATCTGTACGGGTCCTGGGCCTGGCTGGGCGGCCACGCCGACGGGGAGCGGGACCTGCTGGCAGTGGCCCTGCGGGAAGTCCGGGAGGAGAGCGGCCTGACCCGTGTGCGGCCGGTATCGCCGGAGATCTACTCCCTGGAGATCCTGACCGTGGACGGCCACGAGAAGCGGGGCGTGTACGTCTCCTCCCACCTGCACCTCAACGTCACCTATCTGCTGGAGGCAGACCCGGCGGACCCGGTGCGCCGCAAGCCCGATGAGAACAGCGCCGTGGGCTGGTTCGGCCTGGAGGAGGCGGTGGCCGCCTCCACGGAGCCCTGGTTCCGGGAGCGGATCTACAAAAAGCTCAACGCCAAGCTGGCCTTGGTATGA